Part of the Melitaea cinxia chromosome 14, ilMelCinx1.1, whole genome shotgun sequence genome is shown below.
CGTCGCCGCTGCTCCTCTTGCTGTGGGGTGGGGACACGGAGCCTGGGCTCACGGTTGGTGAAGAGCAAACACACATTGAATTAGGATAAggtcaaagaaaataaaattaataaagagaGTTAGTTACctgtatattttcttttatttcatttttatttatttagaataatgACCCTAGCACAATGTTTTTCAAACAAAAGAATAAGGCAaccttttagaatttttttttattcacttatCTATTCACATAATTAACCCGAATTTGACCAGTTTATGAAAGTTCTTGGTTCAAAGACATACAACACTAGACACATCAGTATTCacgaaaaatgttttgaaaattaaatgtgaaaTGAAATGTGACAGAATTTAACTCACAAAGTACGAAAAATAATGTTGAATACTTATAGTGATTGATTACTGACAAAAGGGACAACAACTTAACAAATATcgattttcacattttttttacagagttacactttgtaaaaaaatatttttttgaatatagcgGATAGAAAAACGTAAATTACCAAAAAAAcgttaattttttctaatgatgcccacgttaaaaaaaggtATATAGCTCGACTTAAATATATAGTGATATATATAAGTCAAGCTATATACCTTACTTTATGAGTGCATCACAGTAAGCAcaaatattatacctataatTTGCAACAGCTTAAAGCGCTGAAAAGCTTCACCCTCAGCATCGCTACCGTTTTGCTGTTTCACACCCTTACGTCGTTTCATAAGGAGTAAACTCAGAAACAACTACTTTTATAACTAACTAGCGCCCCGCAGCGTTTTTGCACGGGTTGATTTCAATGGCAGCGAAGCGCGGCCACGGGTCGTGGTCGCATAAAGcgagatttttttaaagttaaaatgagTATAGCTATGCTTAGAAGATAGACATATATCTACTATAGCATACTATGCAATCAAGATCTTTTTTGTAGAgctttaaaaaaggaataattcGACCatacattgttttattatataaaggtAAAGTAGTAGGTTTAGATAAGAgcttattttcaataaaagcgAATTTAATTCGATTTCTTTAATGACCatcatatatatacttataatataatatttcaacgaatgaaataaaatcataccTGCTAAATTTTCCACTCATCTATTGGCAAAAATCCCATTAAAACCCCATTCAATAGTTTTTGAGATTATTTTGAACAGACAGACACAGTAGGAGAATTCGTTTGGTTTGGTCGTTTGGTAACTACATCAagctatcgtagtccactgcctCTTTAAGTTTGCGTTAAATATCTTGGTCCCTCGCAAttgaatcctcctatcggctacgttctcgaagttgttgcggcgaACTTGAATTGTACGGCCTAGATAGAGATAATCCTGAAAAACTTCTAAAAGGGTACCATCgacattaacataattaaacataaatattgttttgtccaaattcataccgagaccgactCGGCAGGAGGATTCGTTTAGGTCGCCCAGCATTTGGCTTAGCTCCTTCAGTGTCTTCGCAAaaatgacgatatcgtcggcgaaccgaaggtgagagatgtacgTCGATGCTTCATCCCCCGAATCCAAGATCTTAACGACCTCCTCCTGCTCAAATGTAAACAGTTTCCGtaatattacatctccctgtcttacccaGTGACGAAAGATAATGAGCATTGTTCGCTGGTCTTGGATATGGACGGTCATCATCACCGCTTCGTAGAGACATCTCAGTACCTCAATGTATCGcgagtcgatatgacatctctgcagataATCTAAGACAGCCAAGGTCTCAACAGAGTCAAAGGCTTTCTGTTAATGGTCTTTTTTTAACTTGGACTCCTTATTCTGATTCATAAGCCGCATctgatccaaggcttcgggaggaAATTCGGACTGCTTCGTTGATTTCCTCGACGGAAAGTGTCTGTGACCTAGTGTATACGTATAGATCGTCTTTATGCCGTTGTTGATCATTTCGTCCACGTCGATATTCGTTTCCAGTGAATCGAATCGATTTTTGATTTCCAGttggaactgctcggagccacatagtatatTGGGGCACCGTGGGTTGGAGAGTAGATTTTATCAAGTAGGCTCGCTCCTTTCGGAGGCAAACTATCTCGTTAATCGTTACAGCATCGGAACTCTGCATGCCCACTGCATATATTAAAGTTCATTAAAAAGAGCTAATCTTGTACTCctactttagcgttgaagtctcccatttGAACGTTGTAGAAGGCTGAAGTAATGTCAAGTATGGCGCTTGTAATATCTTTGTACAAGGCTTCGATTTCATCTTCAGAGTTTGACGAGGTCAGTGCATATACCTGTACCACATTTAGAGACTACCTGTCAGTGAATTTAAGTACTAGGTTGCTAGTGAGAGATCTGTGAAACAGAAAATCAACGTTACCTTGGGAAAGCTCATTAACTTTACGGAGGTAGAATAAGTGCCCGGAATCCAGGAACATCGTGTCCTAGCACTCTCTTTGCACTTCACATAACCCCGGTATACTCCAGTTAATACGACTTGGACTAAGTCAAAGTACTTCGAGTTCGGAAAGGTGATGGCCCAGCCACAGAGTGTATTGggtggcagcctcccgtaacCCGGTGATTCTTCACACCCTTCAACCAACTGTTACTTCAACCACTGCCATTGCCAGGAATAGCGGGACTGCCGGAGACTGATGGTCTAAATTCTTGTCGCAatctcatgtattttgcccatagtcaccacactgggcaggcagaatagtgaccacagggctgcctttatcgcaccgaagacgcttctaCGTGTCTTCGGTCTTTGTATTATAAAGctaacagttggatggttatccaatttggttttgtataataatatattattaatatatatataatctaattattaatattgtaattattgacATTTGTTTAGcgtttatgtaataatatatcatCTATGAATATGTATTTATTCTATGAGTTTTTTTCTTAATGGTAGTAAAAATCTGTCGATCTAGAATTGGATTTTCCAAGAACATAGTCTAGCTAATTCATACATGCCTCTAAAAATTCACACTTACATTACGAGATGTAACATCAACTCCGTTGTTAAGTGAACtgccttttattttatttttttaatttcgcatACAATTTTGAAAAACCTTAAAGATTGGTGGAATTAGCAATAGAGAGTCGTAAGTTACTTATACACGCATATACAGATAGTcaaatgtgtgtgtatgttataagattatttatttactgcgATTCAGGAATCTCGTGGAATGACACTTACATTACGAGTATgagtttataacatatttttaaggTTGCTCAAAAGTATGAAAAGGACtttgttttaacaataaaactctcagattgtattaatttattttttaagggaAACTTCTTTATCGgcgttggaaaaaaaaattaccgtcaCATTTTTTCGGTTACGCGTCACATTTTTCCGTTACGCGCCATCTTTTTCTTGTCTTTCAATCTACCACGGTTGATTCGAATGGAGTTTCTACTCGGTtactaaatcttttttttttttttttttaacaatttatgtacactaggaaagcaaaaggaaatagctcttataaacaatgctggtacaaaggcactacttatcccatgatggaatctcttccagtagtcctgctacaggaaacttataaaacagtcgcaaaattagcgtgtacaatccaaacatatagataataaaaatataatataaatacataattatacaatatataaataaatacataataatttatacacacgtagatacaaataatacgatacttatacatacatacatacacatatacgatacataatataatacatacgataataaattccaatacgcataagggcacttaattaaattgattttagactaggattgattaaggtagaattttctcactcttttcttaaatagcgatagtgttttgcaatcgcgaatttcatatggtagggaattccaaagtctAACGGAATGTACAGTAAAGGAGTAAGAATAAAATTCGGTACGGTGGGTGGGCATCTGAAGAAGAGAACGTTTAAGTGATCTGCACGGAGAATCATCGtcgtgagagaaagaaaagcggtcccgtagatacgaaggagaacgaggattaaaaagagtcttaaaaaggaaacaaagtattctaaaatttctacgatGGCGGATAGGTAGCCATTGAAGCTGTTTACGAAAGTGACTTACATGATCATATTTTTTGAAGCCGAAAATGAAACGCAAGCACAAATTTTGTAGTCGCTCAAGTCTGTTAAGCAATTCTTCGGTGGTATCTAAATAAGTGACATCGGCGTAATCAATGATCGGATGTATGAGAGTTTGCACAAGAGAAACTTTAGTCTTGAAGGGTAAAAAATTTTGTAGTGCTTTTAGAGAATGGAGCGAAAAGTAGTAGTAGTCTTGTGGaatgtaaacaatatatttcatattttagttACCATATgccattaataacaaaaatatataataacgataACAACGATAGtaataattctattacaattaattaataataataaggtaaaatgaaataattgtattagttGTATTCatgtctatgataataaaagccttttgttaaactttatctaatttaactttaataactaATTTCTGTAAAGTTGCACATAGTAgatcatttttagaaaatataggTTTATAAGGAAGTTTCACTTCTTACGTGTGTACTGTAGTAGTACacgcacacatttttttattacatttttattgtgttaaaaGTTACCATAGCCCTTGGACGTCTGTATAATCGTAGTCGTATCAcgtaaactttttttgtttgaagtcgagattttcaaaatataggccgaaaaagtaaaaaaatacgtaaaatttgacaaatagactttaaaaacactttttatcAGTctgttataaacaaaatataatgtatgtttattcatttttaagtattttttaagaatttaggATAAACAACATACTTTAAGTAAGTATCGGTACAGAGAATGGACCTTAATGCAGTTCAAGGTAAACTCGGAagtgttattatattgttaGAACTTTAATGGTACTAATTCAGTACGCTGTAAGGTCTAATATGAGGTTTTGTTTTTCTAAAATCTGCTATGTCTGCGCTACCCTTGCAACTATTTTCTTTCCGAGTACGGTTGACCAACGCCTTGTTGTTTATTACATGACGTCACAAAGGTATTTCGACTAACGCCTCCAAGTTCATTTAGTATAAAAGCTATGCCTAAATAGGACTAAATATCAGTTATCTGTTAAACTCATAGCAACACAGACCACAATGTTGAAGCTGGTGGTGTTGTCCTTCGTCATTGCCTCCGTGGCTGCTAGTGGTATTGCACCTCTATGGGGTGGTCACTTAGCTGCATCTTGGGCAGGACACGTGGCTGCTCCCTGGGCAGCTGCTCCTTGGGCTGCCGCTGTTGCACCTGTAGCTGCTCACGTCGCCACTGCTCCTCTTGCACCAGTGGGTGCTTACAACTACAGGGGTCCTCTTTCTTTGGCTCCTGGCCAGCCAGCTAATATTTTGGCTCATGACGGCAGACCACTTGATACTCTTAGTGTAAATGTTGATCGGGCTATTCACTACACTGCGAAGGCGCTTGATCATGGCGCTATTCACCATCTGAAAAAGAGATCAGCCGTCGCTCCTTGGGGTGTCGTTCCATGGGCTGCTGCTCCTTTGGCAGTTGCATCACCAGCAGTTGCTTGGTCTCATTCTGCACACGTTGCTGCTCCAGTAATTGCACCTGCTGCTGTCGCTGGACACATCGCCCCGTGGGGTTTGGGACATGGAGCACATTGGTAGAAAGTACAAAGGAAATATACCCTAGGATCTTTTAATCGTTACATGGTAATAAAAGAGAGTTATtcacatttatgtatttttttttcttttacctgTTACAGTTTACTTTTAAAGGTGCCTAAGAacagataaatataaatgagtctataataatatacaggAAGGAGCCTATTTTCTAGGCAccgtaaatttttattgttgagcaattgtattattttgatattacataCGAAATACATTTTGACTGCCTTAAAACCAAAAAGAAATCATTTCAAAAATATCTGATTGTTTTTATAATGATACTTTCAGTCAGTAAACCTCAAACAAAAATGCGGTTCgggtttataagttttttttttttacaaaacgatttaaatttttttttcgtttagaactataaatataattttttattacttaggaCATACCAATATGTGATGAaaacttcgcttcagcctgtaatatttgtatttaagaGAGATATAagattaaattcaaatttcgaAACATTTGAAcctttacttcaataaatataaactgtctatagattatttatagttataataaaactgtaacaaaTTATACGTACTTTggagatattttaatttttttggaagACATTGTAATCGATACTGtatcacgcttcagcctattataatatctcactactgggcataggcctctttccccatgcaggagaaagatcagagcttaatctaccacgctgctccaatgcaggttggtggatatattccctactatgagtaacgattgctatcaggtgtgcatgataacaaccgggaccggcagcttaacgtgctctccgaggcacggtggggagactcataaagactgcacaaacacccagaccacggcaaacacctctatagccaatacaaatgtttgttgtgtgcggggatcgaacccgcaactgccagcgcaacagagacaatccatggctgtgaccgttgcgccaacgcggcgtcgtgaTGAAATCAAGAGCGAGCTTGGGTTTCGTTCTCGCTCCCGTTCTGCCGCTTGCAAATGCATAATGCTGCAGAAGGAGGAATCGGATTCATATTCctatattgaattattataataacaaggtaaacgttaataaaatatacaatttaatttttcttttcttttttcgcatttaatgaatctttttttcggaataattataataaaattttagaaaaatatagtCTGGAATAACAATCTGAAATGcgagtatattttaatatgttgaaCTGTATTAGACCAAGTGACGAACACATTACATGACAAACAATGAGGCTTTCACTTATAAGTCCTTTTTTTATTCTATGCTCATCGGGGaaataatctttttatattttgtgtattgCAGCAGTTATTTCTAATTGGCCgtcaatttcaaattatttttatcgtacACTGGTTGATGACTTTAAAAATACTCTTATACCGATATATATAAACCGATATCTGTTTTATCGATGTCACCAATTAATTATCAGATTTCTACTCGATTATAAAACAGAGTCATCATCTGTTATGGTTAATGATCCGACAtctgtcataaaaaaaattaaattaaaaattaaaaaaacaccttacaataacctgagttgcctttaaaaagtaaaaaataataaaagaaactcaatcttaaagtacctaagtataaaaatataaaaatatatgaataaaatattaaaattaaaatataataaaattcataatataattcgaatattaaaattcatcGCGTAGGGGGACCGctcctacttatttattacccACTATTCATTTTTTCATTAGTATTACATGCCTACCTAACTAATTCTTATTATTTGGGCAGAGGTCGTTGACGGTCGTATCCGAAACGcaaaattttgaagtaattttataaaagttttcttttcttaattttattattaaattcatcTATGTTGCTTAATTAAGTTAGGTTAGTTTAGACTATTTGCCATAGAATTGTTAGgtatactgaggtagggcacagcaggaatttcctgctcaaaatatagagaagcccgactgaggtagtacctcgaccttacagaagatcacagcaaaataatacagttttcaagcagtattgtgttcctgttggtgagtaaggtgaccagagctcctgggggggattggggattgggttggcaacgtgcttgcgatgcttctggtgttgcaggcgtctataagatacggtaatctcttaccatcaggtacgccgtacgcttgtttgtcgacctagtggtacaaaaaaaaagtttggagtggtcccccaacgcgatgtattttttttaagaaagtcaagcgtgcgtaaagaattttctttaaaaaggcAGCTGTCTAATGTTTGTCTATAAACCaatcaataaatcaatcaatgtTTGTCTAACTGTCTCTAAGCCTAAGTCGGAGGACTACCGCAACCCACCAACGACCAATCTAAGTAAACCTTTGTCTAAGGTTTgcagataataattttacagttgccagaaaataattttaaagtttatattagaaaatggtttaatggttaaaacatattatcggttcaagattatattaatgatgAAAATGTGTGGTTAcgatatgtacaaaaaaaaaaatcatcatcaatctcaaaaggaaaaaccgGACCCTTATAGGATAAtttttgttgtccgtctgtttgtctgtcaaGACTCTTTTTCTCGGGAACGTGGAGGTATCAagttgaaattcatatcaaatactcaagtctactgtccCTGGGAGCCGTTAAAAAATTCTACGCTAACGTAATCAAAAGATatagccgtttatgctgcaaattttcgacactcgaaAGGGAATCAAACCTACAGAGTGCTTCCCGTGAACTTAGAATCTTGAAAATTGGTTCGAAgtaacgtcttatagcacagataaaggaaaaattgcggaaagcataaattttttgttacatcgtgttataaaaatattttcagtagttttgtttgtacggaactcTCGGTACGCGAgttcgactcgcacttggcctgTTTTTTAAGTGTAACTGATGAGTTTCGTAGCGATACTTTTCTGCAAATTCTTCATTGCGATTCGGTGCTTGTTTCactttaactataaataattcatttaaaaacaaaatataattctaatgtgtaaaatgacgatttaaaagtgttttcgaatcctatttgaataaagtaattttggattttttaaagtaatctaCTAATTTCGCGTACATTACTCACATACGTATTTAATGTGACATAATCAGTGGAGCTGAAGTCCTTTACCGACATTGTTATTCTAACTTACTTGATAAATGTTTGGCAGGGAGGTGGTTTACAGTTACTAGACACCTATTATTAAGGAGTTTTGCGAAATTCCATTCGTAAGTTGATAAAATAAGGATTGCAGGTTTGTATAGAATTCGCTCATTTTTGAAGTTACAAACACAAAACTTTAGTTTTGGACTACTGACTGGAACAAAGAACTACCTCTTACTTACTACTACTTTAGCATTTGTTGCTAAATAAGGAAGCATGGGTTACTATACTCgtatacattccgaatcggtgctAGCTTCTCTTTTAAGtgtaattgattaaaataaatgtaattttgatCTGTAAAGTgacgatttaaaagtgctttgaAAGcacatttgaataaaaattagtttttaatattttatgaggTACGTAAAATAGTCTAAGTTATTTTACATACGTCCTATTAGACGGAGCGgcgttataaaaaattgtaataacaatttcttaaagtatcgcgttagcgcagcggtcacagcgtTCGCTGTTGCGCTGggggtcgcgggttcgatcaccgctcacgacagacgtttgtattggccatatgtcgtggtctgggcgtttgtgattgtgtattgtgtgtgtttcctgtaatcctactggaggccgttgaatgtgaagcgtttatttataatgactgatattaaaaattgaccaGGGAGGGACTCAATTGCACCGACGACTTAAGAAGTCTATACAATGCGAACTGATCTGTTTTGTTGTATTTTCTATGcttttatatgtacatactGACGTGTTGACATTGTGTATTTtgcatatattaatattagaaaagtGAATGGATCTTGAATGCGGAAAAAATTCTTGTTTATTGACATTGCATAGGCCTAATATTAGACGTTATAAGGTATATTATATCtttgattaataaattgtcTTGAAACGAGTATTTCTAAATATGATGTATTAGTAATGTATAATTGTTATTGCATAAACTAAAACGTCACAAAGCCATCTGGAATATGTCCTACAAGTTCAACCGGTATAAAAGGCTAACCTATCGAGGAATACTTCACAGTTAGCTTTTGAACTGATAACAGCACAGACCAAAATGTTCAAACTGGTGGTGTTGTCTGTCATATTGGCTTTGGCGGTAGCCGAGGCTGCCGTCGTAGCTCCATTATGGGGTGGCTTAGCTGCACCCTGGGCTGCACCTTGGGCCGCACCTCTTGCTGTGGCTGCACCAATCGGCGTTAACAACTACAGAGGTCCATTGTCACTCGCCCCCGGTCAGCCCGCTAACATCCTAGCTGCTGATGGCAGGCCACTTGACACCTTGGACGTAAACGTCGACCGTGCTGCTCATTTAACCGCCAAAGCTATCGACCACGCTGGAGTCCATTTGTTAAAGAAGAGATCGTTAGTCGCCGCTCCCCTGGTAGCTGCTCCAGTAGCTGCTCCTGTAGTGTGGAACGGTGTGCACGCTGCACGTGTCCTCGCACCCGTCGCCGCTGCTCCTCTTGCTGTGGGGTGGGGACACGGAGCCTGGGCTCACGCTTGGTGAAGAGCAAACACACATTGAATTAGGATAAggtcaaagaaaataaaattaataaagagaGTTAGTTACctgtatattttcttttatttcatttttatttatttgtaacttgcCTTTGTATAAATTCTAGAATAATGATCCTAGCACAATGTTTTTCAAACAAAAGAATAAGGCAACCCTTTAGAATTATGATTTTTTGTTATCCACCTTGTCTATTCACATAATTAACCCGAATTTGACCAGTTTATGAAAGTTCTTGGTTTAAAGACATACAACACTAGACACATCAGTATTCACGAAACatgttttgaaaattaaatgtgaaaTGCAATGCGACAGCATTTAACTCTTAAGCATTTAACTCTTAAGTACGAAAAATTATGTTGAATACTTATAGTGATTGATTACTGACAAAAGGGACAACAACTTAACAAATATcgattttcacatttttttacagagttatttattaatgtattaaatttactaCTACTTCAAAGATACTTCATAATGGTCCTCTTCAATGGCATCAGCTTTTGCTGGCGTAGCTCTGGAGCGTTCTTGGTCTGCTGCTCCATTGGCAGTGGCAGAACCTGCACCAGTGTCCTAGTCTCATTCTGTTCACATTCATGCTAATTCAGTAATtgccattattaaaataaaggaaatttatgtattaatttttttttattctaataattttatgtaagaaATTAGATAAACACTAAATATGTAAGAAATTAGATAAAcactaacaataatattattattaaaaaaatagcttcaGTGGGCAAGATCTGTCTTggctttttacaaatttattacagAAAAAGACATATTACTTGACTTATAACACTCAGTTGCAAACAGGGACTAACAGCCAATTCcgattatttttactttattacagTTATCTGTgcaaaaatatttgtgtgtagAATAGAGTTTTAGGCTCTAAGATAAGGTAACGCAACAAATAGGCTTAGATGAACATTATATTAGGCTTCTGAacctttttaaattgttacattgTTCAATTTTAGCGTATAAATGTCACatgttgtttgattttttttataaaaaagtagaaaaacGTTGATAACTTCTTTCCGAACGCGTGTAAATATGCATTCTGGAtttataagtaggtaggtatattgAATTACAAACAAGTAATGataaactgttttttatttaagcaaTGTTTTACTTGACTAACTATTTTATGAACAAGcactacttattttaataagatcTGTTTCCAAACACCCAAAAAATAACTTCTTGTTCTTACTATAATACGTAGACTGCGAATATATTTTACTCGTacttttaagaaaattgtgcggacggaggagtttgaaatttcgtacacataTAGTTTATACTGAGAAGGAGTGTAGaata
Proteins encoded:
- the LOC123659695 gene encoding uncharacterized protein LOC123659695 yields the protein MFKLVVLSVILALAVAEAAVVAPLWGGLAAPWAAPWAAPLAVAAPIGVNNYRGPLSLAPGQPANILAADGRPLDTLDVNVDRAAHLTAKAIDHAGVHLLKKRSLVAAPLVAAPVAAPVVWNGVHAARVLAPVAAAPLAVGWGHGAWAHAW
- the LOC123659694 gene encoding uncharacterized protein LOC123659694 produces the protein MLKLVVLSFVIASVAASGIAPLWGGHLAASWAGHVAAPWAAAPWAAAVAPVAAHVATAPLAPVGAYNYRGPLSLAPGQPANILAHDGRPLDTLSVNVDRAIHYTAKALDHGAIHHLKKRSAVAPWGVVPWAAAPLAVASPAVAWSHSAHVAAPVIAPAAVAGHIAPWGLGHGAHW